One window of Nocardia sp. NBC_00508 genomic DNA carries:
- a CDS encoding GNAT family N-acetyltransferase, whose product MMSTVALKRSWAQDLDTATLYQLLKLRVEVFVVEQKCAYPELDGQDLLPETRHFWLDDEGEVIATLRLCEEHRDGVKSFRIGRLCTAAPARGHGYTTRLLQAALAETGSATVRLSAQSYLVDLYSKHGFKVDGEEFDEDGIPHVPMRRGGSV is encoded by the coding sequence ATGATGTCAACGGTTGCTCTCAAACGGTCATGGGCGCAGGATCTCGACACCGCCACGCTCTACCAGCTGTTGAAACTTCGCGTCGAAGTCTTCGTCGTCGAGCAGAAGTGCGCGTACCCGGAACTGGACGGGCAGGACCTGCTGCCCGAGACCAGGCACTTCTGGCTCGATGACGAGGGCGAGGTGATCGCGACGCTGCGCCTGTGCGAGGAGCACCGGGACGGTGTGAAGAGCTTCCGTATCGGCAGGCTGTGCACCGCGGCGCCGGCGCGCGGGCACGGCTACACCACGCGGCTGCTGCAGGCGGCGCTGGCCGAGACCGGTTCGGCGACGGTGCGATTGTCCGCGCAGAGCTACCTGGTCGACCTGTACAGCAAGCACGGCTTCAAGGTCGACGGCGAGGAATTCGACGAGGACGGCATCCCCCACGTGCCGATGCGCAGGGGAGGCTCTGTCTGA
- a CDS encoding DoxX family protein: MTAEAILDRADGAASAVDPGTRPWSGATRLAFRFGFLYFGLFCLVYPAIVPEFLGLARQWLPDWVNYGAARALRPLVEWTGTQVFGASVAANTASISGDQAYFWVLVFVVGVVAVLGTLIWSVLDRQRPDYRAMQPWLLLFLRLCLAGQMVAYGMAKAIPTQMPPTPLSRLIQPYGDFSPMAVLWNQIGVSPQYEILLGCAELLGGALLFVPRTTLVGAMLSLVCTTQVFVLDMTYDVPAKILSFHLMLLCLVLLAPEARRLVNVLVLDRPVGSSRTPPLFRTPRANRIAAVAQIALGLWLLFSNAYTGWDRWTEQGAGRPEPPLYGIWAVTEFSVDGKPVPPLTTDEMRWQRVVFDRDNATVQRMDGRLLPVLAIVDSDARTVTLLAPPSLMNAQPVLLGSFGYDRPASERVTLTGTIADQPVSIALTSVNLDDFPLRSRGFHWVQEYPYFR; this comes from the coding sequence GTGACCGCGGAAGCGATCCTCGATCGGGCAGACGGCGCCGCGAGCGCCGTGGATCCCGGTACCCGGCCATGGAGCGGCGCCACCCGACTGGCGTTCCGCTTCGGGTTTCTGTACTTCGGCCTGTTCTGCCTGGTGTATCCGGCGATCGTGCCGGAGTTCCTCGGCCTGGCCCGGCAGTGGCTGCCCGACTGGGTGAATTACGGGGCCGCCCGCGCGCTGCGGCCCCTCGTCGAGTGGACCGGCACGCAGGTGTTCGGCGCCTCCGTCGCGGCGAACACGGCGTCCATCAGCGGCGATCAGGCCTACTTCTGGGTGCTGGTGTTCGTCGTCGGGGTGGTCGCGGTGCTCGGGACCCTGATCTGGAGCGTGCTGGATCGGCAACGGCCGGACTACCGGGCGATGCAGCCCTGGCTCCTGCTGTTCCTGCGGTTGTGCCTGGCCGGGCAGATGGTGGCCTACGGCATGGCCAAGGCCATCCCGACGCAGATGCCGCCCACGCCGCTGAGCCGGCTGATCCAGCCGTACGGGGACTTCAGCCCCATGGCGGTGCTCTGGAACCAGATCGGGGTGTCGCCGCAGTACGAAATCCTGCTCGGCTGCGCGGAACTGCTCGGCGGTGCGCTGCTGTTCGTGCCGCGCACCACGCTGGTGGGCGCGATGCTGAGTCTGGTGTGCACGACCCAGGTGTTCGTGCTGGACATGACCTACGACGTACCGGCGAAGATCCTGTCGTTCCACTTGATGCTGCTGTGCCTGGTGCTGCTCGCGCCGGAGGCCAGGCGCCTGGTGAACGTGCTGGTGCTGGATCGTCCGGTCGGCTCGTCGAGGACGCCCCCGCTGTTTCGGACGCCGCGCGCCAACCGAATCGCGGCTGTGGCGCAGATCGCGCTCGGGCTGTGGTTGCTGTTCTCCAACGCCTACACCGGATGGGACCGGTGGACCGAACAGGGGGCGGGCCGGCCGGAACCTCCGCTGTACGGCATCTGGGCGGTGACCGAGTTCAGTGTGGACGGCAAGCCGGTGCCGCCGCTGACCACCGACGAAATGCGTTGGCAGCGTGTGGTCTTCGATCGCGACAACGCCACGGTGCAGCGAATGGACGGCCGGCTGCTTCCGGTGCTCGCGATAGTCGATTCCGACGCTCGCACCGTCACCCTGCTCGCGCCGCCGAGCCTCATGAACGCGCAACCGGTCCTGCTGGGCAGCTTCGGCTACGACCGGCCCGCATCCGAGCGTGTGACGCTGACCGGCACGATCGCCGACCAGCCGGTGTCGATCGCGCTGACCTCGGTGAACCTCGACGATTTCCCGTTGCGCAGCCGCGGCTTCCACTGGGTGCAGGAGTATCCGTACTTCCGCTGA
- a CDS encoding nucleoside deaminase has protein sequence MTQVTPVQQLLDVAYEEALHGLAQGGIPIGAALFDADGILLGRGRNRRVQSGDPSVHAETDAFRAAGRRRDYRRTIMVTTLSPCWYCSGLIRQFGIGSVVVGESQTFSGGHEWLADHGVAVTVLQDRRCVDLMARFIAEHPALWYEDIGAADELEA, from the coding sequence ATGACACAGGTGACACCGGTACAGCAGCTACTAGACGTGGCCTACGAGGAAGCGCTCCACGGGCTCGCCCAGGGCGGGATCCCGATCGGCGCGGCTCTCTTCGACGCGGACGGCATCCTGCTCGGCCGCGGCCGCAATCGCCGGGTGCAGTCCGGCGATCCCAGCGTCCACGCCGAGACCGACGCCTTCCGCGCGGCCGGACGGCGGCGCGACTACCGCCGCACGATCATGGTCACCACGCTCTCGCCGTGCTGGTACTGCAGCGGCTTGATCCGCCAGTTCGGTATCGGCTCGGTGGTCGTCGGGGAATCGCAGACCTTCTCCGGCGGGCACGAGTGGCTCGCCGACCACGGTGTCGCGGTGACCGTCCTGCAGGACCGGCGCTGCGTCGACCTGATGGCCCGATTCATCGCCGAGCATCCCGCACTGTGGTACGAGGACATCGGCGCCGCCGACGAACTCGAGGCGTGA
- the mqo gene encoding malate dehydrogenase (quinone) produces MSATLGALLRQLQPDWSISLFERLDAAAAESSDPWNNAGTGHSALCELNYSPQNPDGSVDITKAVDINERFQVSRQFWSYGVENGVLGDPSGFINPIPHVSFVHGADNVEYLRKRYEALAPHPLFEGMEYIDRPDEFARRLPLMARGRDFSDPIALNWTDGGTDIDFGALTQELLAYLGSTGADLAFGHEVRDLAKQSDGSWLVTVRNVRTRETRRLISKFVFVGAGGGALPLLQKANIKEAKGFGGFPVSGQFFRCVNPALIHRHEAKVYGKAAVGAPPMSVPHLDTRVIKGRPGLLFGPYAGWTPKFLKDGKNTDLFKSVRPNNIFSLLGVGVTELGLTKYLVSELLKSEAGKVITLSEFIPRAEARDWELITAGQRVQVIRRKGAGGVLEFGTAVIAARDGSIAGLLGASPGASTCVTAMLDVLQRCFPQEYAEWTPKLKEMVPSLGVQLSDNPALFHEVWDWTSKTLNLVGGGDNTPRHAGVAANA; encoded by the coding sequence TCGACGCCGCCGCGGCGGAGAGCAGCGACCCGTGGAACAACGCGGGCACCGGACACTCCGCCCTGTGTGAGCTGAACTACAGCCCGCAGAACCCGGACGGCTCGGTGGACATCACCAAAGCCGTCGACATCAACGAGCGCTTCCAGGTCTCGCGTCAGTTCTGGTCCTACGGCGTGGAAAACGGCGTCCTCGGCGATCCGTCCGGCTTCATCAACCCGATCCCGCACGTCAGCTTCGTGCACGGCGCCGACAACGTGGAGTACCTGCGCAAGCGCTACGAGGCGCTGGCGCCGCACCCGCTGTTCGAGGGCATGGAGTACATCGACCGCCCCGACGAGTTCGCCCGGCGTCTGCCGCTGATGGCGCGCGGCCGGGACTTCTCCGACCCGATCGCGCTGAACTGGACCGACGGCGGCACCGACATCGACTTCGGCGCGCTCACTCAGGAGTTGCTGGCCTACCTCGGTTCCACCGGGGCCGACCTGGCCTTCGGCCACGAGGTGCGCGATCTGGCCAAGCAGTCCGACGGATCCTGGCTGGTCACGGTCCGCAATGTGCGTACCCGCGAAACCCGCAGGTTGATCAGCAAATTCGTGTTCGTCGGCGCGGGCGGCGGCGCGCTGCCGCTCTTGCAGAAGGCGAACATCAAAGAGGCCAAGGGATTCGGCGGCTTCCCGGTCAGCGGCCAGTTCTTCCGCTGCGTCAACCCGGCGTTGATCCATCGGCACGAGGCCAAGGTCTACGGCAAGGCCGCCGTCGGCGCGCCGCCGATGTCGGTGCCGCATCTGGACACCCGTGTGATCAAGGGCAGGCCGGGCCTGCTGTTCGGCCCGTACGCGGGCTGGACACCGAAGTTCCTGAAGGACGGCAAGAACACCGATCTGTTCAAGTCGGTGCGGCCGAACAATATCTTCTCCCTGCTCGGCGTCGGCGTCACCGAGCTGGGCTTGACCAAGTACCTGGTCAGCGAGCTGCTGAAGTCCGAGGCGGGCAAGGTGATCACGCTGTCGGAGTTCATCCCGCGCGCCGAGGCCAGGGACTGGGAGCTGATCACCGCGGGCCAGCGCGTACAGGTGATCCGGCGCAAGGGCGCCGGCGGCGTGCTCGAGTTCGGCACCGCCGTGATCGCCGCCCGCGACGGCTCCATCGCCGGTCTGCTCGGCGCGTCGCCGGGCGCCTCGACCTGCGTCACCGCCATGCTCGACGTCCTGCAGCGCTGCTTCCCGCAGGAGTACGCCGAGTGGACGCCGAAGCTGAAGGAAATGGTGCCCTCCCTGGGCGTGCAGCTCTCGGACAACCCCGCGCTGTTCCACGAGGTGTGGGATTGGACCTCCAAGACGCTGAACCTCGTCGGCGGTGGCGACAACACGCCGAGGCACGCAGGGGTCGCGGCGAACGCCTAG
- the cobO gene encoding cob(I)yrinic acid a,c-diamide adenosyltransferase encodes MPKGVPETVPDDGLTTRQRRNQPVLAVHTGPGKGKSTAAFGMALRAWNQGFDVAVFQFVKSAKWKVGEEAAFRALGTLHEQTGAGGPVEWHKMGEGWSWTRKQGTEQDHAAAALAGWQEVARRLQAEQHRFYVLDEFTYPLKWGWVDVAEVVDTLTNRPGNQHVVITGRDAPAALIEAADLVTEMTKLKHPMDAGRKGQRGIEW; translated from the coding sequence ATGCCCAAAGGTGTTCCGGAGACAGTTCCCGACGACGGGCTGACCACGCGGCAGCGGCGTAATCAGCCGGTGCTCGCGGTGCACACCGGGCCGGGCAAGGGTAAGTCGACGGCCGCGTTCGGGATGGCGCTGCGGGCATGGAACCAAGGCTTCGATGTCGCGGTGTTCCAGTTCGTGAAGAGCGCCAAATGGAAGGTGGGCGAGGAGGCGGCCTTCCGCGCCCTCGGCACGCTGCACGAGCAGACCGGCGCGGGCGGGCCGGTGGAGTGGCACAAGATGGGCGAGGGCTGGTCCTGGACCCGCAAGCAGGGCACCGAGCAGGACCACGCAGCGGCCGCGCTCGCCGGTTGGCAGGAGGTCGCCCGGCGCCTGCAGGCCGAGCAGCACCGGTTCTACGTCCTCGACGAATTCACCTACCCGCTGAAGTGGGGTTGGGTGGATGTGGCCGAAGTGGTCGACACCCTGACCAACCGTCCCGGCAACCAACACGTCGTCATCACGGGCCGCGACGCACCTGCCGCCTTGATCGAAGCCGCCGACCTGGTCACCGAGATGACCAAACTCAAACACCCCATGGACGCGGGCCGCAAAGGCCAACGAGGCATCGAATGGTGA
- a CDS encoding VWA domain-containing protein: protein MNRARPTSDGDAGFPFSAVVGQERLQLALILCAVHPGIGGVLVRGEKGTAKSTVVRALAQLLPPVVDETGARPARLVELPVGATEDRVVGSLDLERVLRDGEQAFRPGLLAAAHHGVLYVDEVNLLHDHLVDVLLDAAAMGRVHVERDGVSHSQPARFVLVGTMNPEEGELRPQLLDRFGLTVDVAASREVDVRMAVVRRRLDYEADPAGFVARYAEADRAVAGQIRSARERIGRVVLDDVELRRIAALCAAFDVDGMRADLVVARTATAHAAWRGGDAVTEDDVRVAAELALPHRRRRDPFDEPGISEQQLDDAMRDAATEAQREEQPPAPTEEFTPPEAEPDGVSGDDPDGGPEDPSPPDGPGGGAGEGRSGAPVSAAARPPRWEVPGIGEGAPGRRSRAESRHGRVVRSSTDTSSGLHLLGTVFAAVPHQRSRGRDEGPLRLAADDLRGAYREGREGNLIVFVVDASGSMAAKDRLSAVTGAVVTLLRDAYQRRDKVAVITVRGADAELVLPPTSSVDIAVRRLSGMRTGGKTPLAAGLLKAREVVRRERVRDPRRRPMLVVLTDGRATGGADPVPRARAAASLLAQDAVTSIVVDCERGMIRLGLAADLARDLRGGYLRLAELTGDSVADIVRASSGSGAVRAA from the coding sequence ATGAACAGGGCTCGTCCTACCTCGGACGGTGACGCCGGGTTCCCGTTCTCGGCCGTCGTTGGGCAGGAGCGGCTGCAACTCGCGCTGATTCTGTGCGCTGTGCATCCCGGCATCGGCGGCGTGCTGGTCCGCGGCGAGAAGGGCACCGCCAAGTCGACCGTGGTGCGTGCGCTTGCCCAGTTGTTGCCGCCGGTTGTGGACGAGACCGGGGCGCGCCCGGCCCGGCTGGTGGAGTTGCCGGTGGGCGCGACCGAGGACCGCGTGGTGGGCTCCCTGGACCTCGAGCGCGTCTTGCGCGATGGGGAGCAGGCGTTCCGTCCCGGCCTGCTGGCCGCGGCCCATCACGGCGTGCTCTATGTGGACGAGGTCAACCTGCTGCACGACCACCTGGTGGACGTGCTGCTCGACGCGGCCGCGATGGGCCGGGTACACGTCGAACGCGACGGCGTCTCGCACTCGCAACCCGCGCGTTTCGTGCTGGTCGGGACGATGAACCCGGAGGAGGGTGAGCTGCGCCCGCAGCTGCTGGACCGGTTCGGTCTGACCGTGGACGTGGCCGCCTCCCGAGAGGTAGACGTGCGCATGGCGGTGGTGCGCCGCAGGCTGGACTACGAGGCCGATCCGGCCGGGTTCGTGGCGCGGTACGCCGAGGCCGATCGTGCGGTGGCCGGGCAGATCCGCTCCGCCAGGGAACGGATCGGCCGAGTGGTGCTCGACGATGTGGAATTGCGCCGGATCGCGGCGCTGTGCGCCGCGTTCGACGTCGACGGAATGCGCGCCGATCTGGTCGTCGCGCGAACCGCGACCGCGCATGCCGCCTGGCGTGGCGGCGACGCGGTGACCGAGGACGACGTGCGCGTCGCCGCCGAACTGGCGCTGCCGCACCGACGCAGGCGCGATCCGTTCGACGAGCCCGGCATCAGCGAGCAGCAGCTCGACGACGCCATGCGCGACGCGGCCACCGAGGCACAGCGCGAGGAGCAACCGCCCGCGCCGACCGAGGAATTCACGCCGCCGGAGGCGGAACCGGACGGCGTCTCCGGCGACGACCCCGATGGCGGACCCGAGGACCCGTCGCCGCCGGACGGGCCGGGCGGTGGAGCGGGCGAAGGACGCAGTGGCGCACCGGTTTCCGCGGCGGCTCGACCGCCGCGCTGGGAGGTCCCCGGCATCGGCGAGGGGGCGCCGGGCAGGCGATCCCGCGCCGAATCGCGGCACGGGCGCGTCGTACGGTCCAGCACCGATACCTCCTCGGGGTTGCATCTGCTGGGCACGGTGTTCGCCGCCGTACCGCACCAACGGTCCCGTGGACGTGACGAGGGGCCGTTGCGGTTGGCCGCCGACGACCTACGCGGCGCGTATCGCGAAGGGCGAGAGGGCAATCTGATCGTCTTCGTGGTCGACGCGTCCGGCTCGATGGCTGCCAAAGACCGGCTGTCGGCTGTCACCGGCGCGGTGGTCACGCTGCTGCGGGACGCCTACCAGCGCCGCGACAAGGTCGCCGTCATCACCGTGCGTGGCGCGGACGCCGAACTCGTGTTGCCGCCGACCTCGTCGGTCGATATCGCGGTGCGGCGGTTGTCCGGAATGCGTACCGGCGGGAAGACCCCGCTCGCGGCGGGCCTGCTGAAGGCACGCGAGGTGGTGCGGCGCGAGCGCGTGCGCGACCCGCGCCGCAGGCCGATGCTGGTGGTGCTGACCGATGGCCGTGCGACCGGCGGCGCCGATCCCGTTCCCCGCGCCCGCGCCGCCGCGAGCCTGCTCGCGCAGGACGCGGTCACCTCGATCGTGGTCGACTGCGAACGCGGCATGATCCGCCTCGGTCTCGCCGCGGACCTGGCACGCGACCTGCGCGGCGGTTATCTGCGGCTGGCCGAGCTGACCGGGGACTCGGTGGCCGATATCGTCCGCGCGAGTTCCGGGAGCGGTGCGGTGCGGGCCGCTTGA
- a CDS encoding cobalamin biosynthesis protein — MSRPDLAVGLGVRPGTDADRIRAALREVLGDNVIACLATIDRRAAEPGLHAAAQALGVPVRSYTAAELAGVRVPNPSARTASALGTASVAEASALLAGRGPLLIAKTTINGVVIAATAAR, encoded by the coding sequence GTGTCACGACCTGACTTGGCCGTCGGCCTCGGCGTCCGCCCGGGCACCGACGCGGACAGAATTCGTGCGGCATTGCGAGAAGTACTGGGGGACAACGTCATCGCCTGTTTGGCGACCATCGACCGGCGCGCCGCCGAACCCGGCCTGCACGCCGCTGCCCAGGCGTTGGGCGTGCCCGTCCGCTCCTACACGGCTGCCGAACTCGCCGGTGTTCGAGTGCCGAATCCGTCCGCACGCACCGCGAGCGCGCTCGGCACCGCGAGCGTCGCGGAAGCCTCCGCTCTGCTGGCCGGACGCGGTCCGCTGCTGATCGCGAAGACCACGATCAACGGAGTCGTGATCGCCGCGACCGCCGCGCGCTGA
- a CDS encoding phosphotransferase family protein — MTDDPDPAQRQQLTVSERDLDTLAENLAHWLRAKVGADHLPQVSGLSRPQSGGMSSTSILFDAEWSAGGGLERGSFVARMAPEAGSFPVFQTYDLATQYQVMAGVAAATDVPVPELFWLENEEKPLGTPFFVMRRVDGRVPADNPPYVFVGWLFDASPAERLRLTRNTVEVIAKIHGIPDPTMRFPMLDGPGQSLRRHVEAQRAWYRWALADDGFAIPLIERSFAWLDEHWPADPGPDVLSWGDARPGNIIYRGFDPAGVLDWEMAALGPRELDLGWVIFIHRFFQDIATRFGQPGLPDFLRRDDVVAEYRALTGHPVRDLDFYLVYAALRHAIVMARVKRRMIHFGEDTDTPDRDDYVMHRAGLEALLDGTYEWD; from the coding sequence ATGACCGATGATCCGGATCCGGCACAGCGACAGCAACTGACCGTCAGCGAGCGCGACCTGGACACGCTCGCCGAGAACCTGGCGCACTGGCTGCGGGCGAAGGTCGGCGCCGACCACCTGCCACAGGTCTCGGGATTGTCGCGTCCGCAGTCCGGCGGCATGTCCAGCACGTCGATCCTGTTCGACGCCGAGTGGAGCGCCGGAGGGGGCCTGGAGCGCGGGTCGTTCGTCGCACGGATGGCTCCGGAGGCCGGATCCTTCCCGGTCTTCCAGACCTACGACCTGGCCACGCAGTACCAGGTGATGGCGGGCGTGGCCGCGGCCACCGACGTGCCGGTGCCCGAGCTGTTCTGGCTGGAGAACGAGGAAAAGCCGCTCGGTACACCGTTCTTCGTGATGCGCCGGGTCGATGGCCGGGTGCCCGCGGACAACCCGCCGTACGTGTTCGTCGGCTGGCTGTTCGACGCGAGTCCCGCCGAGCGGCTGCGGCTGACCCGCAACACCGTCGAGGTGATCGCGAAGATCCACGGCATCCCCGATCCCACGATGCGGTTCCCGATGCTGGACGGTCCGGGCCAGTCCCTGCGCAGGCACGTCGAGGCGCAGCGCGCGTGGTATCGGTGGGCGCTGGCGGACGACGGCTTCGCGATCCCGCTCATCGAGCGGAGTTTCGCGTGGCTGGACGAGCACTGGCCCGCCGACCCGGGTCCGGACGTGCTCAGCTGGGGCGACGCCCGCCCTGGCAATATCATCTACCGCGGGTTCGATCCGGCGGGGGTGCTGGACTGGGAGATGGCCGCGCTCGGACCGCGCGAACTCGACCTGGGCTGGGTGATCTTCATCCACCGCTTCTTCCAGGACATCGCCACGCGTTTCGGCCAACCCGGATTGCCCGACTTCCTGCGCCGCGACGACGTGGTGGCCGAATACCGAGCGCTGACCGGACATCCGGTGCGCGATCTCGATTTCTATCTCGTCTACGCCGCGTTGCGGCACGCCATCGTGATGGCCAGGGTGAAGCGCCGGATGATCCACTTCGGCGAGGACACCGACACACCGGATCGCGACGACTACGTCATGCACCGGGCCGGCTTGGAAGCGTTGCTCGACGGAACCTACGAATGGGACTGA
- a CDS encoding DoxX family protein → MRTVGTNVLEPRGDEAPLGAPRRPWNLPTRIAFRFVFAYLLLFCVSFAQILFAFTGIVGKWLSESAILWQMRAANPLTGWVGEHVFGVEAVLHENSGSGDQAAIWVLIFCELVAAAVITVAWSIFDRRRREYTTLGGWFVLFIRLCLGGQMLFYGLAKAIPAQMPAPSLTALLQPYGTMSPASVLWNQVGAAPAYEILLGTAETLGGLLLFVPRTATIGAMLSLVSMAQVFVLNMTYDVPVKILSFHLLLLCLAVLAPQARRLANVLVLERPSEPATQPVLFGSRRANRIAAALQVALGLWILTGTTVLTWEVWRDDSDGAPKPPLYGIWTVGEFTRAGHPAPPLLTDESRWRRVIFDRQNTAVQKMDDSSVPVVAQVDEAAHTLVLSEPPRAQDAPPARLASFTFAQPTSDTLLLTGELNGTPVTLSLDRVDLNTFTLRSRGFHWVQEYPYFR, encoded by the coding sequence GTGCGCACGGTCGGAACGAATGTCCTGGAGCCTCGCGGCGACGAGGCGCCCCTCGGCGCCCCTCGGCGTCCCTGGAACCTGCCGACCCGGATCGCGTTCCGGTTCGTCTTCGCGTATCTGCTTCTGTTCTGTGTGTCGTTCGCGCAGATCCTCTTCGCGTTCACCGGGATCGTGGGCAAGTGGCTATCGGAGAGCGCGATCCTGTGGCAGATGCGCGCGGCGAATCCGCTCACCGGCTGGGTCGGCGAGCACGTCTTCGGAGTCGAAGCCGTGCTGCACGAGAATTCCGGCAGCGGCGACCAGGCCGCCATCTGGGTGCTGATCTTCTGCGAACTGGTCGCGGCCGCGGTGATCACGGTTGCCTGGTCGATCTTCGATCGACGCCGTCGCGAGTACACCACTCTCGGAGGGTGGTTCGTGCTTTTCATCCGGCTGTGCCTGGGCGGCCAGATGCTCTTCTACGGCCTGGCCAAGGCCATTCCGGCACAGATGCCCGCACCGTCGCTGACCGCGCTGCTGCAGCCGTACGGGACCATGAGTCCGGCATCCGTGCTGTGGAACCAGGTCGGCGCGGCGCCCGCGTACGAGATCCTGCTCGGCACGGCCGAAACGCTCGGCGGACTGCTGCTGTTCGTGCCCCGCACCGCGACGATCGGCGCGATGCTCAGCCTGGTGAGCATGGCGCAGGTCTTCGTGCTGAACATGACCTACGACGTGCCGGTGAAGATCCTCTCGTTCCACTTGCTGCTGCTGTGCCTGGCGGTCCTGGCGCCGCAGGCCAGGCGATTGGCGAATGTGCTCGTGCTGGAACGCCCGTCCGAGCCGGCCACCCAGCCCGTCCTGTTCGGGTCGAGGCGCGCGAACCGGATTGCGGCGGCGCTGCAGGTCGCGCTGGGGTTGTGGATCTTGACCGGTACCACGGTGCTCACCTGGGAGGTATGGCGTGACGACAGTGACGGCGCGCCGAAGCCTCCGCTGTACGGCATCTGGACCGTCGGTGAGTTCACCAGGGCGGGGCATCCGGCGCCGCCGCTGCTGACCGACGAAAGCCGCTGGCGCCGAGTGATTTTCGACCGGCAGAACACTGCGGTGCAGAAGATGGACGACTCGTCCGTGCCCGTCGTGGCGCAGGTCGACGAGGCCGCGCACACCCTCGTGCTGTCGGAGCCGCCGCGAGCTCAGGACGCGCCGCCCGCCCGCCTGGCGAGTTTCACCTTCGCCCAGCCGACATCGGACACGCTGCTGCTGACGGGCGAGCTGAACGGCACGCCGGTGACGCTGTCGCTGGATCGGGTCGACCTGAACACCTTCACCCTGCGCAGCCGCGGATTCCATTGGGTGCAGGAGTACCCGTACTTCCGCTGA
- a CDS encoding cobyrinate a,c-diamide synthase: MRAVVVAAPASGSGKTTVATGLMGALGRVGHRVAPFKVGPDYIDPGYHGLAAGRPGRNLDPVLVGAERVVPLYRHGAQGCDLAVVEGVMGLFDGRIDQHAGPVAEGSTAQVASLLGAPVVLVVDARGHSQSLAALLHGFATFDSGVRLGGVILNRVGSERHDQVLRAACDRVGLPVLGSLPRLAELEVPSRHLGLIPAVEHGAAATAAVAAMTELVAANVDLHAIAALARSSVTGPSWDPAAAVRGLGGDAPASAAATFDGGDARAHARAAPDRGDSQAHAERQLDRGGDSEASAETILGGDSPAAAGSTLGAAGGIADLEGPLIAVAGGAAFTFGYAEHRELLTAAGARVAVFDPLHDELPGATAGLVLPGGFPEEHAADLASNVPLLRTVAEAARRGMPVHAECAGLLYLARSLDGHPMAGVIDADAEFSPRLTLGYRDAVALGDSPLWRAGERVRGHEFHRTRLVSPPSAAPAWGWHGSEGERVLDGMLADNVHASYLHTHPAGNPSAVRRFVAVAAAYASARVTT; encoded by the coding sequence ATGAGGGCGGTGGTTGTGGCGGCTCCGGCGTCGGGCAGTGGGAAGACGACGGTTGCTACTGGTTTGATGGGGGCGTTGGGGCGGGTGGGGCATCGGGTCGCGCCGTTCAAGGTGGGGCCCGATTACATTGATCCGGGGTATCACGGACTGGCGGCGGGCCGGCCAGGGCGAAATCTGGATCCGGTGCTGGTGGGGGCCGAACGTGTCGTACCGCTGTATCGGCACGGTGCGCAGGGGTGCGACCTGGCTGTGGTCGAGGGCGTCATGGGGCTGTTCGACGGGCGGATCGATCAGCACGCGGGTCCGGTGGCGGAGGGGTCGACGGCGCAGGTCGCGAGTCTGCTCGGGGCGCCGGTGGTGCTGGTGGTGGACGCTCGCGGGCACAGCCAGAGCCTGGCGGCCCTGCTGCACGGGTTCGCCACCTTCGACAGCGGCGTCCGGCTCGGCGGGGTGATCCTGAACCGGGTCGGCAGCGAACGGCACGACCAGGTATTGCGCGCGGCCTGCGACCGGGTCGGGCTGCCGGTGCTCGGATCGCTGCCGCGGCTGGCCGAATTGGAGGTTCCGTCCCGGCATCTCGGCCTGATTCCCGCCGTGGAACACGGCGCCGCCGCGACGGCGGCCGTGGCGGCGATGACGGAACTCGTGGCCGCCAATGTGGACCTGCACGCGATCGCGGCGCTGGCCCGCTCGTCGGTCACCGGGCCGTCCTGGGATCCCGCCGCCGCCGTGCGCGGTCTCGGCGGTGATGCCCCGGCATCCGCTGCGGCGACCTTCGATGGCGGTGACGCGCGGGCGCATGCCCGAGCGGCCCCCGATCGTGGTGATTCGCAGGCGCATGCCGAGCGGCAGCTCGATCGTGGCGGTGACTCGGAGGCCTCCGCCGAGACGATTCTCGGTGGTGACTCGCCGGCAGCCGCCGGGAGTACTCTCGGCGCGGCCGGTGGCATCGCCGACCTGGAGGGACCGCTGATCGCCGTCGCGGGTGGGGCGGCATTCACGTTCGGATATGCCGAGCATCGGGAATTGCTGACGGCGGCGGGCGCGCGGGTGGCCGTCTTCGATCCGCTGCACGACGAATTGCCCGGCGCTACAGCGGGTTTGGTGTTGCCGGGCGGCTTCCCGGAGGAACATGCCGCGGACTTGGCATCGAACGTCCCGCTGTTGCGGACGGTGGCAGAGGCCGCGCGGCGCGGGATGCCGGTGCACGCGGAATGCGCCGGGCTGCTGTATCTGGCCCGCTCACTCGACGGCCATCCGATGGCGGGAGTGATCGACGCCGACGCCGAGTTCAGCCCGCGCCTGACGCTCGGCTACCGAGATGCGGTGGCCCTCGGCGACTCTCCGCTGTGGCGGGCGGGGGAACGGGTCCGCGGGCACGAGTTCCATCGAACCCGTCTGGTGTCGCCGCCCTCGGCCGCGCCCGCGTGGGGCTGGCACGGCAGCGAGGGCGAACGGGTCCTCGATGGCATGCTCGCCGACAACGTGCACGCGTCCTACCTACACACCCATCCGGCCGGAAATCCGAGCGCGGTGCGTCGTTTCGTCGCGGTCGCCGCGGCCTACGCCAGCGCCCGTGTCACGACCTGA